In Serratia marcescens subsp. marcescens ATCC 13880, a single genomic region encodes these proteins:
- a CDS encoding TIGR01212 family radical SAM protein (This family includes YhcC from E. coli K-12, an uncharacterized radical SAM protein.) — MQLPQLVNMFGADLQRRYGEKIHKLTLHGGFGCPNRDGTLGRGGCTFCNVASFADEAMQRQSIAEQLAQQAARVDRARRYLAYFQAYTSTYAEVERLEAMYRQALAQSAMVGLCVGTRPDCVPAAALDLLTGYREQGYEVWLELGLQTAHDKTLKRINRGHDFRCYQQTARLARQRGLKVCCHLIVGLPGETQRDHLLTLQRVTETGVDGIKLHPLHVVTGSILARAWQAGRLPELALEDYAASAGEMIRHTPGEVVYHRLSASARRPTLLAPLWCENRWSGMQAVGAYLQRHGGQGSALDEKRRYRPGMPL, encoded by the coding sequence ATGCAGTTGCCGCAATTAGTCAATATGTTTGGCGCGGATCTCCAGCGCCGCTATGGCGAAAAGATCCATAAACTCACGCTGCACGGCGGATTCGGCTGCCCTAACCGCGACGGCACGTTGGGGCGCGGCGGCTGTACGTTCTGCAACGTCGCCTCGTTTGCCGATGAGGCGATGCAGCGCCAGAGCATCGCCGAACAGCTGGCGCAGCAGGCCGCGCGGGTCGATCGGGCGCGGCGCTATCTGGCCTATTTCCAGGCCTATACCAGCACCTATGCGGAGGTTGAACGGCTGGAGGCGATGTATCGGCAGGCGTTGGCGCAGAGCGCCATGGTCGGACTGTGCGTCGGCACCCGGCCGGACTGCGTGCCGGCCGCCGCGCTGGATCTGTTGACGGGATACCGCGAGCAAGGCTATGAGGTGTGGCTGGAGCTGGGGCTACAGACGGCGCATGATAAAACACTGAAGCGCATCAACCGCGGCCATGATTTTCGCTGTTATCAGCAGACTGCGCGGCTGGCCCGGCAGCGCGGGCTGAAGGTGTGCTGCCATCTGATCGTCGGGCTGCCGGGAGAAACCCAGCGCGATCATCTGCTTACGCTGCAGCGGGTGACGGAGACCGGCGTCGACGGCATCAAGCTGCATCCGCTGCACGTCGTCACCGGCAGTATCCTGGCGCGGGCGTGGCAGGCCGGGCGGTTGCCCGAACTGGCGCTGGAGGATTACGCCGCCAGCGCCGGGGAGATGATCCGCCATACGCCGGGCGAGGTGGTGTACCACCGTCTTTCCGCCAGCGCCCGGCGGCCGACGCTGCTGGCGCCGCTGTGGTGCGAAAACCGCTGGAGCGGCATGCAGGCGGTCGGCGCTTATCTGCAACGGCACGGCGGGCAGGGCAGCGCGCTGGATGAAAAACGGCGCTACCGGCCCGGCATGCCGCTCTGA